The following are encoded in a window of Halorarum salinum genomic DNA:
- a CDS encoding response regulator, giving the protein MSDRSHRESHDEPIDVLLVEDNPGDARLTREAFDSTETETTLHLVTNGDDGVDFLRQRGEYGSAPAPALVLLDLNLPDGDGCEMLETIRNDHHLQYLPVLVNTSSEDEGDVRRCYEASANAYLTKPADAQEYVTIARTVERFWFEKARLPPTPA; this is encoded by the coding sequence ATGTCCGACCGTTCCCACCGAGAATCTCACGACGAACCCATCGATGTTCTTCTCGTCGAAGATAACCCGGGTGATGCCCGTCTCACACGAGAGGCGTTCGATTCAACGGAGACGGAGACGACACTACATCTCGTCACCAATGGAGATGACGGAGTCGATTTCTTGCGACAGCGGGGCGAGTATGGGTCAGCACCGGCTCCGGCGCTCGTTCTCTTGGACCTGAACCTCCCCGACGGGGATGGATGTGAAATGCTCGAAACCATTCGGAATGACCACCACCTCCAGTATCTCCCCGTGCTCGTGAACACGAGTTCCGAGGACGAGGGCGATGTCAGGAGGTGCTATGAGGCCAGCGCCAACGCGTATCTGACCAAGCCGGCCGATGCTCAGGAATACGTCACCATCGCGCGAACGGTTGAGCGGTTCTGGTTCGAAAAGGCACGTCTTCCCCCGACTCCGGCGTAG
- a CDS encoding Lrp/AsnC family transcriptional regulator — MAHELDNIDRGILHLLQVDARNATAQEIADKVGTSASTVRNRIERLEKNDVIAGYHPELDYEAANLPLRVLFVVTAPPTERSEYVEELLDIKGVIDVREMLTGRRNVHVRHHPHHGCDSRVGPRNRTVGDDETAPNPAVRSFPL; from the coding sequence GTGGCGCACGAACTCGACAACATCGACCGTGGCATCCTCCACTTGCTCCAGGTCGATGCGCGGAACGCTACCGCACAGGAGATAGCCGACAAAGTCGGCACGTCGGCAAGCACGGTTCGGAACCGTATCGAACGCTTAGAGAAGAACGACGTTATCGCTGGCTATCATCCGGAATTAGACTACGAAGCGGCCAACCTCCCCCTCCGTGTGCTGTTCGTCGTGACCGCGCCCCCGACCGAGCGGTCCGAGTACGTTGAGGAACTGCTCGACATCAAGGGCGTCATCGACGTACGAGAGATGCTCACCGGGCGGCGGAACGTCCACGTCCGACATCACCCGCATCACGGATGCGATTCACGAGTTGGGCCTCGAAATCGAACAGTCGGAGATGATGAAACAGCGCCGAATCCAGCCGTTCGATCATTTCCACTATGA